A single region of the Sphingobium sp. Cam5-1 genome encodes:
- a CDS encoding chloride channel protein, producing the protein MSFTPPRAAETHQLADHSADRRMIMLASMATVVGSGGAIGAWVLVKLIAIATNLFWFGRLSADHAAITDASVGAMVIIIPVVGSLIVGLMARFGSEKIRGHGIPEAIETILFGESRLSLKVAILKPLSSAISIGSGGPFGAEGPIIMTGGAIGSLFAQCFHLSAAERKTLLVAGAAAGMTAIFGTPLAAILLAVEVLLFEWKPRSFVPVVVGALVSYAWRPLLIGSGPMFPMETLLPGDSWALLGSVGVGLVVGLEAAILSTSLYRIEDLFHRLPFHWMWWPAIGAIFVGLGGLIDAHVLGAGYASIEALLNASLPLKVVAALLVVKAIVWLVALGSGTSGGVLAPLLILGGAAGFLLGQFLPGDPGFWAMIGMGGIMSGAMRAPMTGAIFAVELTGHFDAIPYTIAAAGTAYAISVLLMRRSILTEKIARRGRHILQEYTVDPLDLLQASQIMTPDPATLPGNMTVEAAVSFFSNDAVHRSYPVTDAQGRLLGLVSRSDALRWQIDREKDQTPLVDATSDAAQPVAYPDTPSGVVADLIVESGVGRIPIIEAGTRRVLGILSRQDLLKARSANRAAEMGRARFVGAKGGAK; encoded by the coding sequence ATGTCCTTTACACCTCCACGCGCTGCCGAGACTCACCAACTCGCCGATCATAGTGCCGATCGCCGCATGATCATGCTCGCCAGCATGGCGACTGTCGTTGGATCGGGAGGCGCAATCGGCGCCTGGGTGCTCGTGAAGCTGATCGCCATTGCTACCAACCTGTTCTGGTTTGGTCGGCTGTCTGCCGATCACGCGGCTATCACCGACGCGTCAGTTGGAGCCATGGTGATCATCATACCGGTGGTGGGCAGCCTCATCGTCGGCCTGATGGCGCGCTTTGGATCCGAGAAGATCCGTGGACATGGTATTCCTGAAGCCATCGAAACGATCCTCTTTGGTGAAAGCCGCCTCTCCCTGAAAGTGGCCATTCTCAAGCCGCTGTCATCGGCCATTTCGATCGGTAGCGGTGGACCGTTCGGCGCGGAAGGGCCGATTATCATGACCGGCGGCGCGATCGGCTCCCTGTTCGCGCAATGCTTCCATCTCAGCGCCGCTGAGCGCAAAACTTTGCTCGTAGCAGGGGCGGCAGCGGGCATGACCGCCATTTTCGGAACGCCCCTCGCGGCGATCCTCCTTGCGGTTGAAGTCTTGCTTTTCGAATGGAAGCCGCGCAGCTTCGTGCCTGTGGTGGTCGGTGCGCTTGTTTCGTACGCATGGCGCCCATTGCTCATCGGGTCAGGCCCGATGTTCCCGATGGAAACGCTACTGCCGGGCGATAGCTGGGCGTTGCTCGGGTCGGTCGGAGTGGGCCTTGTTGTCGGTCTTGAAGCCGCCATATTGTCGACGTCGCTCTACCGCATCGAGGATCTTTTTCATCGCCTGCCATTCCACTGGATGTGGTGGCCCGCCATAGGCGCGATCTTCGTGGGCCTGGGCGGACTGATCGACGCGCATGTTCTTGGCGCGGGATATGCCAGTATCGAGGCTCTCCTCAATGCGTCCTTGCCCCTGAAAGTTGTCGCGGCACTTCTCGTTGTCAAGGCGATCGTCTGGCTGGTTGCCCTCGGATCGGGAACGTCGGGCGGCGTACTTGCGCCTCTCCTCATCCTTGGCGGCGCCGCCGGATTCTTGCTGGGGCAATTTCTTCCGGGCGATCCGGGTTTCTGGGCCATGATCGGCATGGGCGGGATCATGAGTGGCGCCATGCGCGCGCCGATGACGGGCGCAATCTTCGCTGTTGAGCTCACAGGCCATTTTGATGCGATACCCTATACCATCGCTGCGGCAGGAACTGCCTATGCCATCAGCGTTTTGCTGATGCGCCGTTCGATCCTCACGGAGAAGATCGCACGACGCGGGCGCCATATTCTGCAGGAGTATACCGTCGATCCCCTTGATCTGCTCCAGGCGAGCCAGATCATGACCCCCGACCCGGCCACATTGCCCGGCAACATGACCGTGGAGGCTGCGGTTTCGTTTTTCTCGAACGATGCTGTCCATCGTAGCTATCCCGTCACAGATGCACAGGGGCGCCTGCTCGGCCTTGTGTCGCGTTCGGATGCACTGCGCTGGCAAATCGACAGGGAAAAGGATCAAACGCCATTGGTCGACGCCACCTCGGACGCGGCGCAGCCGGTCGCTTATCCCGACACACCAAGCGGGGTTGTCGCTGACCTTATTGTCGAGTCCGGCGTGGGGCGTATTCCGATCATAGAAGCTGGGACAAGGCGGGTTCTTGGCATCCTGTCGCGCCAGGATCTCCTGAAGGCACGCAGCGCAAATCGCGCTGCAGAGATGGGGCGTGCCCGTTTTGTCGGAGCGAAGGGGGGCGCAAAATGA
- a CDS encoding MarR family winged helix-turn-helix transcriptional regulator, producing MKKNQALADADYVALASFRHVIRRFQAFSQQKAVEVGLTPQQHQALLAIRGCTAAEATVGHVAECLVLKPHSATGLVNRLEALQLITREASDQDRRRALLRLTPKAFAMLDALSAAHREEIRRIRPLFADVFSQLS from the coding sequence TTGAAAAAGAATCAAGCCCTGGCAGACGCCGACTATGTCGCGCTGGCCTCCTTTCGACACGTCATCCGTCGCTTCCAGGCATTCAGCCAGCAAAAGGCGGTGGAGGTGGGATTAACCCCTCAGCAGCATCAGGCGCTCCTGGCGATCCGGGGCTGCACCGCGGCTGAAGCGACGGTGGGCCATGTGGCTGAATGCCTGGTCCTCAAACCACACAGCGCCACCGGGCTGGTTAATCGGCTCGAGGCGCTGCAGCTGATCACACGCGAGGCGTCGGACCAGGACCGCAGACGTGCGCTCCTACGTTTGACGCCCAAGGCGTTTGCGATGCTCGATGCGCTCTCCGCAGCACATCGCGAGGAGATTCGACGTATTCGGCCTTTGTTCGCCGACGTATTCTCTCAACTCAGTTGA
- a CDS encoding HU family DNA-binding protein has product MTNGDLADLLASETGSTKADARKTVDIVFAAIVAASVRGEEVSLGGFGKFKVKELSAREGRNPATGETIKIAASKKLTFSPAKAVKDKLNG; this is encoded by the coding sequence ATGACGAACGGTGATCTTGCAGACCTTCTCGCCAGCGAAACCGGTTCCACAAAAGCCGATGCCCGCAAGACGGTGGATATCGTGTTCGCCGCGATTGTCGCAGCCTCTGTCAGAGGCGAGGAAGTGAGCCTTGGCGGCTTTGGAAAATTCAAGGTGAAGGAGCTATCCGCCCGTGAAGGCCGAAATCCAGCGACCGGCGAGACCATAAAAATCGCCGCCTCGAAGAAACTTACCTTCTCCCCCGCGAAGGCGGTCAAAGACAAACTCAACGGCTAG